Proteins encoded within one genomic window of Arachis ipaensis cultivar K30076 chromosome B08, Araip1.1, whole genome shotgun sequence:
- the LOC107613617 gene encoding ubiquitin-conjugating enzyme E2 27 isoform X2 yields MIDFARVQKELVECGKDAEGSGIKVTPKSDNLVLLLGTIPGPIGTPYEGGVFKIDITLPDGYPFEPPKMQFSTKVWHPNISSQSGAICLDILKDQWSPALTLKTALLSVQALLSAPQPDDPQDAVVAQQYLKDYQTFVNTARYWTESFAKPTSLGIEDKVQKLVEMGFPEAQVRNILEAVGGDENLALERLL; encoded by the exons ATGATAGACTTTGCGCGCGTGCAGAAGGAGCTGGTGGAATGTGGTAAGGACGCTGAGGGATCGGGAATCAAGGTCACACCTAAATCCGATAACCTCGTTCTCCTCCTCGGAACCATTCCCGGTCCTATCGGAACCCCTTACGAAGGTGGCGTCTTCAAAATCGACATCACATTGCCCG ATGGGTACCCGTTTGAACCACCAAAGATGCAGTTTTCAACCAAAGTCTG GCACCCTAATATCAGCAGCCAGAGTGGAGCTATTTGCTTGGACATATTGAAGGATCAATGGAGTCCTGCACTCACTCTGAAGACTGCGCTTCTTTCTGTGCAAGCTCTTCTCTCTGCTCCTCAACCGGATGATCCTCAAGATGCCGTTGTGGCACAGCAG TATCTGAAAGACTATCAGACATTTGTTAACACTGCCCGCTACTGGACAGAGAGTTTTGCCAAGCCCACTTCTCTTGGGATTGAAGATAAG GTACAGAAACTCGTAGAGATGGGGTTTCCTGAAGCTCAAGTAAGGAACATTTTGGAAGCTGTCGGCGGCGATGAAAATTTGGCTCTTGAAAGGCTGCTGTAG
- the LOC107613617 gene encoding ubiquitin-conjugating enzyme E2 27 isoform X1, with translation MASVTTDHSLHHYSHCKLESVRDSEQNKERERAKKTPPLFSPSSLHNSRRRMIDFARVQKELVECGKDAEGSGIKVTPKSDNLVLLLGTIPGPIGTPYEGGVFKIDITLPDGYPFEPPKMQFSTKVWHPNISSQSGAICLDILKDQWSPALTLKTALLSVQALLSAPQPDDPQDAVVAQQYLKDYQTFVNTARYWTESFAKPTSLGIEDKVQKLVEMGFPEAQVRNILEAVGGDENLALERLL, from the exons ATGGCATCGGTGACCACTGACCACTCACTCCACCATTATTCGCACTGCAAGTTAGAGTCTGTGAGAGACTCAGAGCAaaacaaagaaagagaaagagccaAAAAGACTCCACCTTTATTCTCACCTTCTTCTCTACACAACTCAAG aaGAAGGATGATAGACTTTGCGCGCGTGCAGAAGGAGCTGGTGGAATGTGGTAAGGACGCTGAGGGATCGGGAATCAAGGTCACACCTAAATCCGATAACCTCGTTCTCCTCCTCGGAACCATTCCCGGTCCTATCGGAACCCCTTACGAAGGTGGCGTCTTCAAAATCGACATCACATTGCCCG ATGGGTACCCGTTTGAACCACCAAAGATGCAGTTTTCAACCAAAGTCTG GCACCCTAATATCAGCAGCCAGAGTGGAGCTATTTGCTTGGACATATTGAAGGATCAATGGAGTCCTGCACTCACTCTGAAGACTGCGCTTCTTTCTGTGCAAGCTCTTCTCTCTGCTCCTCAACCGGATGATCCTCAAGATGCCGTTGTGGCACAGCAG TATCTGAAAGACTATCAGACATTTGTTAACACTGCCCGCTACTGGACAGAGAGTTTTGCCAAGCCCACTTCTCTTGGGATTGAAGATAAG GTACAGAAACTCGTAGAGATGGGGTTTCCTGAAGCTCAAGTAAGGAACATTTTGGAAGCTGTCGGCGGCGATGAAAATTTGGCTCTTGAAAGGCTGCTGTAG
- the LOC107612115 gene encoding LOW QUALITY PROTEIN: NAC domain-containing protein 83 (The sequence of the model RefSeq protein was modified relative to this genomic sequence to represent the inferred CDS: deleted 2 bases in 1 codon) has translation MMSKKMRFVKKNKNGVRLLPPGFRFQPTEEELLFQYLKCKVFSFQLPASIIPEINVCNYCNYDPWDLPGNNNNYGEQEERYLFSSKEVKYRNGNRMNRITKSGYWKATGSDKRIISTSCNNNNNSNIVGIRKTLVFYHGKSPNGSRTHWIMREYRLVTTPSNSSQKYVEDLGNWVLCRIFKKKRSIESQHHMVNNKINNVVEVANNNNKPIFFDFMRLYDSPISSSSSSSSSCLSSDFITQV, from the exons atgatGAGCAAGAAGATGAGGTTTGTTAAGAAGAACAAGAATGGAGTGAGATTATTGCCACCTGGATTTCGGTTCCAACCAACAGAAGAGGAGCTTCTATTTCAGTATTTGAAATGTAAGGTTTTCTCTTTTCAGTTGCCAGCTTCAATCATTCCTGAGATCAATGTATGCAACTAT TGCAACTACGATCCATGGGATTTGCCAG ggaataataataattatgGGGAGCAAGAAGAGAGATACTTGTTCAGCTCAAAGGAAGTTAAGTATAGAAACGGTAACCGAATGAACAGAATAACGAAATCTGGATATTGGAAAGCAACTGGATCAGACAAAAGAATAATTTCAACAtcatgtaataataataataatagtaatattgtTGGGATAAGAAAAACTCTTGTATTCTATCATGGAAAATCTCCAAATGGCTCTAGAACTCATTGGATCATGCGTGAGTATCGACTTGTCACTACTCCTTCTAATTCATCCCAG AAGTATGTAGAAGACTTAGGGAATTGGGTTCTTTGCCGCATAttcaagaagaaaagaagcatagAAAGTCAACATCACATGGTCAACAACAAAATTAATAATGTTGTCGAGGtggctaataataataataagccaATATTCTTTGATTTTATGAGGCTATATGACTCGCcaatatcttcttcttcatcctcaTCTTCTTCTTGTTTAAGTTCTGATTTCATAACTCAAGTGTAA